Proteins encoded in a region of the Sander lucioperca isolate FBNREF2018 chromosome 4, SLUC_FBN_1.2, whole genome shotgun sequence genome:
- the si:ch211-243a20.3 gene encoding uncharacterized protein si:ch211-243a20.3, giving the protein MAPPSLLMLLMVVAMATGADSVSEENELDYGYWNYREGADSVNVASVRSVTRVLDAWGKRIFREIKTLLHSQPSTLLPDYSRVRPLSESVNDLFREVSLLRRRITELSHRLATLEPFLRHHGYWEVGEEEGGGLRGEVASLARYSPRIPGGAGPPRGSRVVRRRRVRVLKKGGVKLLQRER; this is encoded by the exons ATGGCCCCTCCTTCTTTGTTGATGCTGCTGATGGTGGTTGCCATGGCAACTGGGGCGGATTCAGTCAGCGAGGAGAATGAACTGGATTATGGATACTGGAACTACAGAGAGGGAG CTGATAGTGTCAATGTGGCCTCAGTGCGCAGTGTGACCAGAGTTTTAGACGCCTGGGGAAAACGCATCTTCCGTGAAATCAAGACTTTGCTGCACTCTCAGCCCAGCACACTGCTGCCTGACTACTCCAG GGTGCGCCCTCTGTCCGAGTCCGTCAACGACCTGTTCAGAGAAGTGTCCCTGCTGCGCAGGCGCATCACCGAACTCTCTCATCGCCTAGCAACCCTGGAACCGTTCCTCCGTCACCACGGCTACTGGGAagtgggggaggaggagggaggcggCCTGAGAGGAGAGGTGGCGAGCCTGGCTCGGTACAGCCCGAGAATCCCGGGGGGGGCGGGTCCACCGAGGGGGAGCCGGGTGGTGAGGAGGAGACGGGTGAGAGTCCTGAAGAAAGGGGGAGTGAAGCTgcttcagagagagagatag
- the si:ch211-243a20.4 gene encoding uncharacterized protein si:ch211-243a20.4: MEAQQVWHLSFVSTWIFVFFFLSVCSGMNTLKLSLESTVFVAFASEKITITYELAIPANQTRDSLTCSDPLQNVIYSAHISETNGRTPILELKNLNMSGEYSCQYQTAKVYWFLRVRGDGYRDLVMLDYTEFIIVAVFTGVLLVFSVVGSVCVFRGHGKQCPTERSNTDRKRKQNREEMETEMEEDNMDVITAPSTSFYASLETRPRSIYDVLDHSAANIEPDRSKAKPKKREPKETMAQPTQDQHEGVFESVYENF, encoded by the exons ATGGAAGCTCAACAAGTTTGGCATCTTTCTTTCGTGTCGACCTGgatatttgtctttttcttcctttctgtATGCTCAGGAATGAACACACTAA AACTCAGCCTGGAAAGCACAGTCTTTGTGGCCTTCGCAAGCGAAAAGATTACCATTACCTATGAGTTGGCGATACCAGCAAACCAAACCAGAGACAGCTTGACGTGCTCCGATCCTCTCCAAAATGTGATTTATAGTGCTCACATCTCTGAGACGAACGGCCGGACACCGATATTGGAGCTGAAAAACCTGAACATGTCAGGAGAATACAGTTGCCAATATCAAACAGCCAAGGTGTACTGGTTTCTTCGAGTGAGAG GTGATGGCTACAGGGATCTCGTAATGTTGGATTACACAGAATTCATCATAGTCGCTGTCTTCACTGGTGTGCTGCTGGTTTTCAGTGTGGTTGGCTCAGTGTGTGTCTTCAGAGGACATGGG AAACAATGTCCAACTGAACGCAGCAACACCGATAGAAAACGAAAGCAGAACAGAGAAGAAATGGAGACAGAGATGGAGGAAGACAACATGGATGTAATAACAGCTCCATCTACGTCTTTTTATGCT AGTCTAGAGACTCGACCCAGGTCCATTTATGATGTGCTGGATCACTCAGCTGCCAACATAGAGCCAGACCGAAGCAAAGCTAAACCAAAGAAAAGGGAACCCAAAGAAACG ATGGCACAACCCACACAAGACCAGCATGAAGGCGTATTTGAGTCTGTCTATGAAAATTTTTGA